The DNA sequence ACAGCGCCAAGCTGAAGGGCCGGGTCCTCGACCTGACCTTCAAGGAGTTCGAGCTGATCAAGTACCTCGCGCAGCACCCGGGCCGGGTCTTCACCCGCGCCCAGCTGCTTCAGGAGGTCTGGGGCTACGACTACTTCGGCGGCACGCGCACGGTCGACGTGCACGTACGGCGGCTGCGGGCGAAGCTCGGCGTCGAGCACGAGTCGCTCATCGGCACCGTGCGCAACGTGGGCTACCGCTTCGTCGTCCCGGAGAAGCCGGAGCGGACGGAGAAGGCGGAGACGGCCGAGAGCAAGCGGACGCCCCCTTCGTCCGCTTCGTCACGGCGGGCGCCCGGGCCCGTGGCCCGGACGCCCGAGGAAGCCGCCGCACGGCCTGCTCAGGGCTGACTCCATCCGCGTAGACTGCGCGCGTGGCCAAGGTGACGCGGGACGATGTGGCGCGACTGGCGGGTACTTCGACCGCGGTCGTGAGCTACGTCATCAACAACGGACCCCGGCCGGTCGCCCCGGCCACGCGCGAGCGTGTCCTCGCCGCGATCAAGGAGCTGGGCTACCGCCCGGACCGGGTCGCCCAGGCCATGGCGTCCCGCCGCACGGACCTCATAGGCATGATCGTGCCGGACGCGCGCCAGCCGTTCTTCGCGGAGATGACGCACGCCGTGGAGCAGGCGGCGTCCGAGCGCGGAAAGATGGTCCTGGTCGGCAACTCCGACTACGTGGAAGAGCGCGAGACCCACTATCTGCGGGCCTTCCTCGGCATGCGGGTCTCCGGCCTGATCCTGGTCAGCCACGGTCTGACGGACCAGGCGGCGGCCGAGATCGACGCGTGGGACGCGCGCGTGGTGCTGCTGCACGAGCGGCCCGAGGCCATCGACGACGTGGCCGTGGTGACGGACGACGTGGGCGGCGCCCAGCTCGCCACCCGGCACCTCCTGGAGCACGGCCATGAGTACGTGGCCTGCGTCGGCGGCATGGCGGAGACCCCCACCGTCGGCGACCCGGTCTCCGACCACGTCGAGGGCTGGCGGCGCGCGATGCGCGAGGCGGGCCGGTCGACCGAGGGCCGCCTCTTCGAGGCGCCGTACAACCGCTACGACGCGTATCAGCTGGCGCTGGGCTTCCTGAGCGGCCCGGACCGGCCCACCGCGATCTTCTGCTCCACCGACGACCAGGCCATCGGCGTCCTGCGGGCCGCGCGCGAGCTGCGGATCGATGTGCCGGGCAAGCTGGCCGTCGCCGGTTTCGACGACGTGAAGGAGGCGGCGCTCACCGATCCGCCCCTCACGACGGTCGCTTCCGACCGCCCGGCGATGGCCCGCGCGGCCGTCGACCTGGTCCTCGACGACGGCCTGCGGGTCGCCGGGTCGCGGCGCGAGCGGCTGAGGGTCTTCCCTTCCCGCCTGGTGATACGCAGCTCCTGCGGCTGCGAGGGCTGACGCGGAGCCCCCGGCCGGGGGCGGCGCGAGCGCGGGTCAGACCAGCCAGAGCTGGCGGACCGACTTGCCGTCGCGGGACTTGAGCAGGACCTCGTTGCCACCGGCCGACTCTCGCTCCACGAGGTCCAGGAGCGCCACCGCTCGCCGGATGGTCTCGGTGATCGAGATGCCCTTCTGCTCCTTGTACCAGCGCAGCTTCGCGGCCGTCTCCGCGTTGATGTTCACGCTGAGGCGGGTGCTTTGTGTGTCTGCCGCCGTGGTGGGCGTCTCGGTCGTGTTGTCAGCAGGCATGCCAGTTCCCCTCAGATCCTCAGTAGGCAAAGATGTCGCGGGAGCTCCGGACACACGGCGGCCGGGCAGCTCTGTCCAGGGAATTCCCTGAACGCTCCCCGAGCGATCGCGGGCATCGGGGCCGACCCCGGTGCCGCGGATATGGGCGCTACCTCTCACAGGTCCGCGCCGGCGCACCCCGTGCGCCAGAAAGCCAGGTCAGCGCGTGCCGACGCCGGCGGTCCCACCGGCTCACGCGCTGGATCTCATGGGGCCGGTAAGCGGCCGGTCAAGCGACCCATGACTTGCTCCTCCCAGCCGTGCCCGTCGGAACGTGGCTTCCATGTTGCCCTCCCGCACACATCATGTCAAGCAAATCCGTACCCGATGCGCTTTCAGTACACT is a window from the Streptomyces spectabilis genome containing:
- a CDS encoding LacI family DNA-binding transcriptional regulator produces the protein MAKVTRDDVARLAGTSTAVVSYVINNGPRPVAPATRERVLAAIKELGYRPDRVAQAMASRRTDLIGMIVPDARQPFFAEMTHAVEQAASERGKMVLVGNSDYVEERETHYLRAFLGMRVSGLILVSHGLTDQAAAEIDAWDARVVLLHERPEAIDDVAVVTDDVGGAQLATRHLLEHGHEYVACVGGMAETPTVGDPVSDHVEGWRRAMREAGRSTEGRLFEAPYNRYDAYQLALGFLSGPDRPTAIFCSTDDQAIGVLRAARELRIDVPGKLAVAGFDDVKEAALTDPPLTTVASDRPAMARAAVDLVLDDGLRVAGSRRERLRVFPSRLVIRSSCGCEG
- a CDS encoding CopG family transcriptional regulator; this translates as MPADNTTETPTTAADTQSTRLSVNINAETAAKLRWYKEQKGISITETIRRAVALLDLVERESAGGNEVLLKSRDGKSVRQLWLV